The Nycticebus coucang isolate mNycCou1 chromosome 2, mNycCou1.pri, whole genome shotgun sequence genome includes a window with the following:
- the R3HDM4 gene encoding R3H domain-containing protein 4 isoform X3 — protein sequence MVALENPEGGREAANAESAPGGLRLLPLPGCLPTLASSQVKRLSASKRKQHFINQAVRNSDLVPKAKGRKSLQRLENTQYLLTLLETEGGPPSLEDGDLAPPAAPGIFAEACNNATYVEVWNDFMNRSGEEQERVLRYLEDESKSKARRRGPARGEDRQREDPAYTPRECFQRISRRLRAVLKRRRIPMEVLETWEERLLRFFSVSPQAVYTAMLDNSFERLLLHAVCQYMDLISASADLEGRRQMKVSNRHLDFWPPGLLLSAYLEQHS from the exons GCCTCTTCCAGGCTGTCTGCCCACTCTAGCCAGCTCCCAGGTGAAGAGACTCTCAGCTTCCAAGCGGAAACAACACTTCATCAACCAGGCTGTGAGGAACTCAGACCTCGTGCCCAAGGCTAAGGGGCGGAAGAGCCTCCAGCGCCTGGAGAACA CACAGTACCTCTTGACCCTGTTGGAGACAGAAGGAGGCCCGCCTAGCCTGGAAGATGGGGACCTGGCACCCCCTGCAGCACCAGGCATCTTCGCAGAGGCCTGTAACAATGCGACCTATGTGGAA GTCTGGAATGACTTTATGAACCGTTCTGGGGAAGAGCAAGAACGGGTTCTCCGTTACCTAGAGGATgagagcaagagcaaggctcGCCGGAGGGGTCCTGCCCGGGGGGAGGATCGACAGAGAG AGGACCCGGCCTACACACCCCGTGAATGTTTCCAGCGCATCAGTCGGCGGCTAAGAGCCGTCCTCAAGCGGAGACGCATCCCCATG GAAGTGCTAGAGACCTGGGAGGAGCGGCTGCTGAGGTTCTTCTCTGTGTCCCCCCAGGCTGTGTACACAGCCATGCTGGACAACAG CTTTGAGAGGCTCCTGCTCCATGCTGTCTGCCAGTACATGGACCTCATCTCAGCCA GTGCAGACTTGGAAGGCAGGCGACAGATGAAAGTCAGTAATCGTCACCTGGACTTTTGGCCGCCAGGGCTCCTCCTCTCTGCCTACCTGGAGCAGCACAGCTGA
- the R3HDM4 gene encoding R3H domain-containing protein 4 isoform X2, translating into MVALENPEGGREAANAESAPGGLRLLPLPGCLPTLASSQVKRLSASKRKQHFINQAVRNSDLVPKAKGRKSLQRLENTQYLLTLLETEGGPPSLEDGDLAPPAAPGIFAEACNNATYVEVWNDFMNRSGEEQERVLRYLEDESKSKARRRGPARGEDRQRAAPHGALAEDPAYTPRECFQRISRRLRAVLKRRRIPMEVLETWEERLLRFFSVSPQAVYTAMLDNSFERLLLHAVCQYMDLISASADLEGRRQMKVSNRHLDFWPPGLLLSAYLEQHS; encoded by the exons GCCTCTTCCAGGCTGTCTGCCCACTCTAGCCAGCTCCCAGGTGAAGAGACTCTCAGCTTCCAAGCGGAAACAACACTTCATCAACCAGGCTGTGAGGAACTCAGACCTCGTGCCCAAGGCTAAGGGGCGGAAGAGCCTCCAGCGCCTGGAGAACA CACAGTACCTCTTGACCCTGTTGGAGACAGAAGGAGGCCCGCCTAGCCTGGAAGATGGGGACCTGGCACCCCCTGCAGCACCAGGCATCTTCGCAGAGGCCTGTAACAATGCGACCTATGTGGAA GTCTGGAATGACTTTATGAACCGTTCTGGGGAAGAGCAAGAACGGGTTCTCCGTTACCTAGAGGATgagagcaagagcaaggctcGCCGGAGGGGTCCTGCCCGGGGGGAGGATCGACAGAGAG CTGCTCCACATGGGGCTCTTGCAGAGGACCCGGCCTACACACCCCGTGAATGTTTCCAGCGCATCAGTCGGCGGCTAAGAGCCGTCCTCAAGCGGAGACGCATCCCCATG GAAGTGCTAGAGACCTGGGAGGAGCGGCTGCTGAGGTTCTTCTCTGTGTCCCCCCAGGCTGTGTACACAGCCATGCTGGACAACAG CTTTGAGAGGCTCCTGCTCCATGCTGTCTGCCAGTACATGGACCTCATCTCAGCCA GTGCAGACTTGGAAGGCAGGCGACAGATGAAAGTCAGTAATCGTCACCTGGACTTTTGGCCGCCAGGGCTCCTCCTCTCTGCCTACCTGGAGCAGCACAGCTGA
- the R3HDM4 gene encoding R3H domain-containing protein 4 isoform X1 yields the protein MVALENPEGGREAANAESAPGGLRLLPLPGCLPTLASSQVKRLSASKRKQHFINQAVRNSDLVPKAKGRKSLQRLENTQYLLTLLETEGGPPSLEDGDLAPPAAPGIFAEACNNATYVEVWNDFMNRSGEEQERVLRYLEDESKSKARRRGPARGEDRQRGGHGLGAPTTAAPHGALAEDPAYTPRECFQRISRRLRAVLKRRRIPMEVLETWEERLLRFFSVSPQAVYTAMLDNSFERLLLHAVCQYMDLISASADLEGRRQMKVSNRHLDFWPPGLLLSAYLEQHS from the exons GCCTCTTCCAGGCTGTCTGCCCACTCTAGCCAGCTCCCAGGTGAAGAGACTCTCAGCTTCCAAGCGGAAACAACACTTCATCAACCAGGCTGTGAGGAACTCAGACCTCGTGCCCAAGGCTAAGGGGCGGAAGAGCCTCCAGCGCCTGGAGAACA CACAGTACCTCTTGACCCTGTTGGAGACAGAAGGAGGCCCGCCTAGCCTGGAAGATGGGGACCTGGCACCCCCTGCAGCACCAGGCATCTTCGCAGAGGCCTGTAACAATGCGACCTATGTGGAA GTCTGGAATGACTTTATGAACCGTTCTGGGGAAGAGCAAGAACGGGTTCTCCGTTACCTAGAGGATgagagcaagagcaaggctcGCCGGAGGGGTCCTGCCCGGGGGGAGGATCGACAGAGAG GTGGGCATGGACTGGGGGCTCCTACCACAGCTGCTCCACATGGGGCTCTTGCAGAGGACCCGGCCTACACACCCCGTGAATGTTTCCAGCGCATCAGTCGGCGGCTAAGAGCCGTCCTCAAGCGGAGACGCATCCCCATG GAAGTGCTAGAGACCTGGGAGGAGCGGCTGCTGAGGTTCTTCTCTGTGTCCCCCCAGGCTGTGTACACAGCCATGCTGGACAACAG CTTTGAGAGGCTCCTGCTCCATGCTGTCTGCCAGTACATGGACCTCATCTCAGCCA GTGCAGACTTGGAAGGCAGGCGACAGATGAAAGTCAGTAATCGTCACCTGGACTTTTGGCCGCCAGGGCTCCTCCTCTCTGCCTACCTGGAGCAGCACAGCTGA